Part of the Sulfurimonas denitrificans DSM 1251 genome is shown below.
GTCATCTGGATTTTATGCAAATACTGAAAATTATAAGCATGGAAAACACTTCAATTTGCTTCACCTTTTGAAACTTTCAAAGCTTTTTGATGTAGATATCGCTGAGTTTTTTAAGCCGATACAATAATAATTTTAGTAAGTTTATTTCACAACTTTTATAAATCCAGACTCAACAAAAAAAGCCCACCAAAAAGCAATGCTTTAAAATTATCCCCAAGGGACGAGCTAAGAGATAAATTCACACAAACCCTATTTTGTATGATTTATTGCATACGCTAATTAATACTATTTTACGCTACAATAACATTATGAAGTTTGAATGGGATACTAAAAAAGAAAAATCAAATATAAAAAAACATGAAGTATCTTTTGAACAAGCTGCTTATGTGTTTAGCGATGCTTATTCTCTGACTCTTTTCGATGAAGAACATTCAGAAGATGAAGATAGATGGATATTGCTAGGTAAATCTTTGAATGAAATTCTACTAGTTGTAGTTCATACATTTAGAGACAAAGATGGCATTGAAATAGTTAGGATTATATCTGCTAGAAATGCTACAAAAAAAGAACAAAAAATTTATAATGAAAGGTGTCCATTATGAAAAAAGAGTACGATTTTACAAATGCAGAACAAGGCAAGTTTTATAGACCTCTCAACGAATTAGATATCCCAATATATTTGGATGATGATGTCAAAACTTTTTTTATGCAAAAATTGAAAAACAGAGATAAAGATGTTTCTTTAAGCAACATTATCAATTCATTATTAAAACAAGATATAGAAATTTCTAAAAAACTAGCAGTTTAATGCTACACCCCAAATACTTGAAACAATTTGCATCTTATATATTTTTTAGCAAATCATTGACCGATAGACTCATTTTATTGACTGCAAATACTTTGTTGCCAAGATCCTTGAAACTCGCTCCAAAATGATATACGGTTTCATCACAGATCGAAAATCTATCATGAAAGTTTTTGGTGATTTTTACTTCAAGATTG
Proteins encoded:
- a CDS encoding BrnT family toxin, yielding MKFEWDTKKEKSNIKKHEVSFEQAAYVFSDAYSLTLFDEEHSEDEDRWILLGKSLNEILLVVVHTFRDKDGIEIVRIISARNATKKEQKIYNERCPL